A DNA window from Longimicrobium sp. contains the following coding sequences:
- a CDS encoding threonine synthase: MSNESFGGATHLECTRCGARYESETPHRLSPCCEKPLYPRYDLASVARRLSRDELACRDADLWRYHELLPVRDPAHAVRLGEGWTPLVDAPRLADRLGVARMWIKDEGQNPTASFKARGLCMAVSRAKELGIGEVALPSAGNAGSATAAYAAAAGMRAHVVVPSDTPAPIVEEMRALGADVELLDGLITDCAVRVAAGAREHGWFDLSTLKEPYRVEGKKTMGYEVAEQLGWTLPDVIVYPTGGGTGLVGMWKAFEEMEAMGWIGSARPRMISVQAAGCAPIVRAWEQGTEDAAPWEDAETYASGLRVPRAVGDFLMLRAIRESGGAAVAVPDDEMRRWTPIVGGDTGIFCAPEGAATAAAVERLRSTGAIRESDSVVLFNTGSGLKYVGM, translated from the coding sequence TTGTCGAATGAATCTTTCGGCGGGGCCACGCACCTGGAGTGCACCCGCTGCGGCGCGCGCTACGAGAGCGAGACCCCGCACCGGCTCTCGCCATGCTGCGAGAAGCCGCTGTATCCGCGCTACGACCTGGCGTCCGTCGCCCGCCGCCTCTCGCGCGACGAGCTGGCGTGCCGCGACGCCGACCTGTGGCGCTACCACGAGCTCCTTCCCGTGCGCGACCCCGCCCACGCCGTCCGCCTCGGCGAGGGGTGGACGCCGCTGGTCGACGCGCCGCGGCTCGCGGATCGCCTCGGGGTCGCGCGGATGTGGATCAAGGACGAGGGGCAGAACCCCACCGCGTCGTTCAAGGCGCGCGGGCTGTGCATGGCCGTCTCGCGCGCGAAGGAGCTGGGGATCGGCGAGGTCGCCCTCCCCAGCGCGGGGAACGCGGGGAGCGCCACCGCCGCCTACGCCGCCGCCGCCGGGATGCGCGCGCACGTCGTCGTCCCCAGCGACACGCCCGCGCCCATCGTGGAGGAGATGCGCGCGCTCGGCGCCGACGTGGAGCTGCTCGACGGGCTGATCACCGACTGCGCGGTGCGCGTGGCCGCCGGCGCGCGCGAGCACGGCTGGTTCGACCTGTCGACGCTCAAGGAGCCGTATCGCGTGGAGGGGAAGAAGACCATGGGGTACGAGGTGGCCGAGCAGCTCGGCTGGACGCTGCCCGACGTGATCGTCTATCCCACCGGCGGGGGGACGGGGCTGGTGGGGATGTGGAAGGCGTTCGAGGAGATGGAGGCGATGGGGTGGATCGGCTCCGCGCGCCCGCGGATGATCTCCGTGCAGGCCGCCGGCTGCGCCCCCATCGTCCGCGCCTGGGAGCAGGGGACGGAGGACGCCGCGCCGTGGGAGGACGCGGAGACGTACGCCTCGGGGCTGCGCGTCCCCCGCGCCGTGGGCGACTTCCTGATGCTGCGCGCCATCCGCGAGTCCGGCGGCGCCGCCGTCGCCGTCCCCGACGACGAGATGCGGCGATGGACGCCCATCGTCGGCGGCGACACCGGCATCTTCTGCGCGCCCGAGGGCGCCGCCACCGCCGCCGCCGTCGAGCGCCTCCGCTCCACCGGAGCCATCCGCGAGAGCGACTCCGTCGTCCTCTTCAACACCGGCAGCGGCCTGAAGTACGTGGGGATGTAG
- a CDS encoding glucose 1-dehydrogenase: MRLENKVIFVTGGGSGMGRVAAESFCREGARVAVADLTEDAGREAADAAKAAGGDAFFVRCDVSKEGDVQAAIAATVERFGRLDVLYNNAGIMMEQDHSVVDTDEWVWDKTLGVNVKGIYFCCKYGIPEMVKGGGGSVINIASFVALLGCSVPQDAYTASKGAVIALTKSLAVQFGPRGVRSNAVCPGPIETPLMTEWLLSDPEAKRIRLARNPTGRFGRPEDIVNAGIYLASDESTWTNGAVIVLDGGITSNYF, from the coding sequence ATGCGTCTCGAGAACAAGGTCATCTTCGTAACCGGCGGCGGCAGCGGGATGGGACGCGTGGCCGCCGAGTCGTTCTGCCGCGAGGGCGCGCGCGTCGCCGTGGCCGACCTGACGGAGGACGCCGGCCGCGAGGCCGCCGACGCCGCGAAGGCCGCCGGCGGCGATGCCTTCTTCGTGCGCTGCGACGTGTCGAAGGAGGGCGACGTCCAGGCCGCCATCGCCGCCACGGTGGAGCGCTTCGGGCGGCTGGACGTGCTCTACAACAACGCGGGGATCATGATGGAGCAGGACCACTCCGTCGTCGACACCGACGAGTGGGTGTGGGATAAAACCCTCGGCGTGAACGTCAAGGGGATCTACTTCTGCTGCAAATACGGGATTCCCGAGATGGTGAAGGGCGGGGGAGGGTCGGTCATCAACATCGCCAGCTTCGTGGCGCTGCTGGGATGCAGCGTGCCGCAGGACGCCTACACCGCCAGCAAGGGCGCGGTGATCGCGCTCACCAAGTCGCTGGCGGTGCAGTTCGGACCGCGGGGGGTGCGCAGCAACGCCGTCTGCCCCGGCCCCATCGAGACGCCGCTGATGACCGAGTGGCTGCTGAGCGACCCCGAGGCCAAGCGAATCCGCCTGGCGCGCAACCCCACGGGCCGCTTCGGACGCCCGGAGGACATCGTCAACGCCGGCATCTACCTGGCCAGCGACGAGAGCACGTGGACGAACGGCGCGGTGATCGTGCTCGACGGCGGCATCACCAGCAACTACTTCTGA
- the tnpA gene encoding IS200/IS605 family transposase codes for MSSHAELYLHLVWATWDRLPLLAGEVRDAVYRSLQAECRKLRVAVIAIGGMEDHVHLLVRAPASIAPADLVKQLKGASSFLVNSAARPVQIFRWQGGYGAFSVSRQHVARIRGYVLNQEQHHRTGRVANFLEPTVPGDPDAANMPASRQDMATGVREGGLLEVPAAGFNLPPRADAALG; via the coding sequence ATGAGCAGCCATGCCGAGTTGTACCTGCATCTGGTCTGGGCCACCTGGGACCGGCTTCCGCTCCTGGCCGGCGAGGTTCGCGACGCGGTGTACCGGTCACTCCAGGCGGAGTGCCGCAAGCTCCGGGTCGCGGTGATCGCCATCGGCGGCATGGAGGACCATGTGCACCTGCTGGTCCGCGCGCCGGCATCCATCGCTCCCGCCGATCTGGTGAAGCAGTTGAAAGGCGCCTCGTCGTTCCTCGTGAACAGTGCTGCACGCCCGGTTCAGATATTCCGGTGGCAGGGCGGGTACGGCGCGTTCAGCGTCTCTCGCCAGCACGTGGCGCGAATCCGTGGCTATGTGCTGAACCAGGAGCAGCACCACCGCACGGGCCGGGTGGCAAACTTTCTCGAGCCGACGGTCCCCGGCGATCCTGATGCCGCCAACATGCCGGCATCCCGGCAGGACATGGCCACCGGAGTCCGCGAAGGCGGACTTCTTGAAGTTCCAGCGGCAGGTTTCAACCTGCCGCCAAGAGCGGACGCCGCGCTTGGTTAG
- a CDS encoding D-alanine--D-alanine ligase, with protein sequence MRVAVLFGGTSAERDVSIASGAQVVKALREGGHDVVAIDTARGALGPAEEQRLLTAGVAPAPPDADELAMVRAGSSGSLLGGADLRGIDVVFLVLHGGTGEDGTIQALLDLTGIPYVGSGHRASATAMDKDVSKRLFRAAGVPTPDWLMAPTDAAEVEARLGYPVVVKPNKQGSTVGLTVVKEPARLEPAIAEAFRHDDEVMLERFVPGRELTCGILGGEALAVGEIVPRRGEIFDYESKYQHGGADEIFPADLTDEQTRTVQELSLRAHRALKLEGFSRVDFRMDPDGGLWCLEVNTLPGMTSTSLLPQSAAAAGISFPELCDRICRLAVEKRNRGA encoded by the coding sequence ATGCGCGTAGCAGTCCTCTTCGGCGGCACCAGCGCGGAGCGCGACGTCTCCATCGCCAGCGGGGCGCAGGTGGTGAAGGCGCTGCGCGAGGGCGGCCACGACGTCGTCGCGATCGACACGGCGCGCGGGGCGCTGGGGCCCGCCGAGGAGCAGCGCCTGCTGACCGCCGGCGTGGCGCCCGCGCCGCCCGACGCGGACGAGCTGGCGATGGTGCGCGCGGGCTCGTCGGGCTCGCTGCTCGGCGGAGCGGACCTGCGCGGCATCGATGTCGTCTTCCTCGTCCTCCACGGCGGCACCGGCGAGGACGGGACGATCCAGGCGCTGCTCGATCTCACCGGCATCCCCTACGTAGGAAGCGGGCACCGCGCGAGCGCGACCGCGATGGACAAGGACGTGTCCAAGCGCCTCTTCCGCGCCGCCGGCGTCCCCACGCCCGATTGGCTGATGGCGCCCACCGACGCTGCGGAAGTGGAGGCGCGGCTCGGCTATCCCGTAGTGGTGAAGCCGAACAAGCAGGGCTCCACCGTGGGGCTGACGGTGGTGAAGGAGCCGGCGCGGCTCGAGCCCGCCATCGCCGAGGCGTTCCGGCACGACGACGAGGTGATGCTGGAGCGCTTCGTCCCGGGACGCGAGCTGACCTGCGGCATCCTGGGCGGGGAGGCGCTGGCGGTGGGCGAGATCGTGCCGCGGCGGGGCGAGATCTTCGACTACGAGAGCAAGTACCAGCACGGGGGCGCGGACGAGATCTTCCCCGCCGACCTGACGGACGAGCAGACGCGGACCGTGCAGGAGCTGTCGCTACGGGCGCACCGCGCGCTCAAGCTGGAGGGCTTCAGCCGCGTGGACTTCCGCATGGACCCCGACGGCGGCCTCTGGTGCCTGGAGGTCAACACCCTGCCGGGGATGACGTCGACGAGCCTCCTCCCCCAGTCCGCCGCCGCGGCGGGAATCTCCTTCCCCGAGCTGTGCGACCGCATCTGCCGGCTGGCGGTGGAGAAGCGGAACCGCGGTGCGTGA
- a CDS encoding alpha/beta hydrolase gives MRSGFVEAGGRRLEYRWFGPGPGDAPTVVFLHEGLGSAGLWRTFPARLAEMTGCGAMAYSRAGYGGSDPVPLPRPIRFMHDEAAVLGELLDALEIGEHVLFGHSDGASIALIHAGREPRPGLRGAVLEAPHVFAEEHGLASIARIREVYAETDLRARLARHHGANVDVAFRGWNDVWLDPGFRAWNLEEFLPAVRVPLLVVQGEDDEYGTWAQVEAIQRQSGGPVEVLPVPRCGHAPHAEHPDVVLAAAAEFVRRVLGRDSVDSRDTAPPVSS, from the coding sequence GTGAGATCCGGGTTCGTGGAGGCGGGCGGGAGACGGCTGGAGTACCGCTGGTTCGGTCCGGGGCCGGGCGACGCGCCGACGGTCGTCTTCCTGCACGAGGGGCTGGGGAGCGCGGGGCTCTGGCGCACCTTTCCCGCGCGGCTGGCGGAGATGACGGGATGCGGGGCCATGGCGTACTCGCGCGCGGGCTACGGCGGCTCGGACCCCGTCCCCCTCCCCCGCCCGATCCGCTTCATGCACGACGAGGCGGCGGTGCTCGGCGAGCTGCTCGATGCGCTGGAGATCGGCGAGCACGTGCTGTTCGGGCACAGCGATGGCGCCTCCATCGCGCTGATCCACGCGGGGCGCGAGCCGCGGCCGGGGCTGCGCGGCGCGGTGCTCGAGGCGCCGCACGTCTTCGCCGAGGAGCACGGGCTGGCCAGCATCGCGCGCATCCGCGAGGTGTACGCGGAGACGGACCTGCGCGCGCGGCTGGCGCGGCACCACGGCGCCAACGTGGACGTGGCGTTCCGCGGCTGGAACGACGTGTGGCTGGACCCCGGCTTCCGCGCGTGGAACCTGGAGGAGTTCCTCCCCGCCGTGCGCGTGCCGCTGCTGGTGGTGCAGGGCGAGGACGACGAGTACGGCACCTGGGCGCAGGTCGAGGCCATTCAGCGCCAGTCCGGCGGTCCCGTCGAGGTGCTCCCCGTCCCCCGCTGCGGCCACGCGCCGCACGCCGAGCACCCGGACGTGGTGCTGGCCGCCGCCGCGGAGTTCGTCCGCCGCGTGCTGGGGCGGGATTCCGTCGATTCGCGGGACACCGCGCCTCCGGTGTCATCCTGA
- a CDS encoding alpha/beta hydrolase, with protein MRRSALGALLAASILAAAPARAQEAVRVAVTARTAADSLASFDGRRQEAERTTLTVRQVWPGATDTSTVTVAYLRLPARTPRPGSPIVFLMGGPGVPASVIGRVPPYWALFDRLRSVADVVLLDQRGTGLSHPSLDCAPGDPPRPDFLESLRTLRRALVATYAPCVAAWRARGVRPEWVSAAEIARDVEEVRRRLGAEKVSLLAFSYGTRLALEYARLYPGRVDRAVLQGTLGFDEVIRTPTALDSVLARVSAAAARDSVARSLTPELSTALEDVLADAGRRPFEVTVPGADGAPVRLRVGRGGLEALVSGRIADPRLPALAATLRAGDTRVLAALAGGIWRDLAGGGGSLFGRAVYCSAPAPRERERLARSLAGRAMLGQVFDNIPESSDFCREIGIAPGAYAPPPARPWPGAALFVTGTLDDRTPPANAERARRWFAGARVVTVENGGHELLPVDEVQSLVAEFLSTGTVSRTTLTLPPPRFLTIEEALQPPRRGR; from the coding sequence ATGCGGAGATCCGCGCTCGGGGCCCTCCTGGCGGCGTCCATCCTGGCCGCCGCGCCGGCGCGCGCGCAGGAGGCGGTGCGCGTGGCGGTGACGGCGCGCACGGCGGCGGACTCGCTGGCATCGTTCGACGGGCGGCGGCAGGAGGCGGAGCGGACCACGCTCACCGTGCGCCAGGTGTGGCCCGGCGCGACCGACACGTCCACCGTCACCGTCGCGTACCTGCGGCTCCCCGCGCGCACGCCGCGCCCGGGGAGCCCGATCGTGTTCCTGATGGGCGGCCCCGGCGTCCCCGCCAGCGTGATCGGGCGCGTGCCGCCGTACTGGGCGCTGTTCGACCGGCTGCGCTCCGTGGCCGACGTGGTGCTGCTGGACCAGCGCGGCACCGGCCTCTCCCACCCGTCGCTCGACTGCGCGCCGGGCGATCCGCCGCGCCCGGACTTCCTGGAGAGCCTGCGCACGCTGCGGCGCGCGCTGGTGGCCACGTACGCGCCGTGCGTGGCCGCGTGGCGCGCGCGCGGCGTGCGGCCCGAGTGGGTCTCCGCGGCCGAGATCGCGCGCGACGTGGAGGAGGTGCGGCGGCGGCTGGGTGCGGAGAAGGTGTCGCTGCTGGCGTTCAGCTACGGGACGCGGCTGGCGCTGGAGTACGCGCGGCTGTATCCCGGGCGCGTGGACCGCGCGGTGCTGCAGGGCACGCTCGGCTTCGACGAGGTGATCCGCACGCCCACGGCGCTGGACTCGGTGCTCGCGCGCGTGAGCGCCGCGGCGGCGCGGGACTCCGTCGCCCGGTCGCTGACGCCGGAGCTGAGCACGGCGCTGGAGGATGTGCTGGCTGACGCCGGCCGCCGCCCGTTCGAGGTGACGGTCCCCGGCGCGGACGGCGCCCCGGTGCGGCTGCGGGTGGGCCGCGGCGGGCTCGAGGCCCTCGTCTCCGGCCGCATCGCGGACCCGCGCCTTCCCGCGCTGGCGGCCACGCTGCGCGCGGGCGACACGCGGGTGCTGGCGGCGCTGGCGGGCGGCATCTGGCGCGACCTGGCGGGCGGCGGGGGATCGCTCTTCGGGCGCGCCGTCTACTGCTCGGCCCCCGCGCCGCGCGAGCGCGAGCGGCTGGCGCGGTCGCTGGCCGGCCGCGCGATGCTGGGCCAGGTGTTCGACAACATCCCCGAATCGTCCGACTTCTGCCGCGAGATCGGGATCGCGCCGGGCGCGTACGCCCCGCCGCCCGCGCGGCCGTGGCCCGGCGCCGCGCTCTTCGTCACCGGCACGCTCGACGACCGCACGCCGCCCGCGAACGCCGAGCGCGCGCGCCGCTGGTTCGCCGGCGCGCGCGTGGTGACGGTGGAGAACGGCGGCCACGAGCTGCTTCCGGTCGACGAGGTCCAGTCGCTCGTCGCCGAGTTCCTGTCCACCGGCACCGTCTCGCGCACGACGCTCACACTGCCGCCGCCGCGCTTCCTCACCATCGAAGAAGCGCTCCAGCCGCCCCGCCGCGGCCGGTGA
- a CDS encoding aldehyde dehydrogenase family protein, whose product MLQVVNPATEEVIRELDEDTPDSIRAKAWAAREAQPAWAARPVAERVECARRFGELLAAETDRLAATLTSEMGKPIRQSRNELAAMAARIGFFVDHTERAIADEVVQTDGTEERIRWEPLGIVANISAWNYPYFVGSNVFIPALATGNAVLYKPSELATLTGLAIADLLYRAGVPRELFAPIVGAGPVGAALLEQDVDGVFFTGSYGTGRRIAETVAGRLVRVQLELGGKDPAYVCDDVDVSAAAAAVAEGAFYNAGQSCCAVERVYVHRAVAREFTDAFVEAVRGYRVGDPMDEETYVGPLARKPQLDVLQEQVDEAVRCGARLLAGGERRAGRGWFWEPTVLAGVTHEMKVMRDETFGPVIGIMEVEGDDDGVRRMNDTEYGLTAAVYTPDRARAERILRQVDAGTVYWNCCDRVSPRLPWTGRRHSGIGSTLGIVGIRAFVQPKAYHLNPTCGA is encoded by the coding sequence ATGCTGCAGGTCGTGAATCCCGCCACCGAAGAGGTGATCCGGGAGCTGGACGAGGACACGCCCGACTCCATCCGCGCGAAGGCGTGGGCCGCGCGCGAGGCCCAGCCCGCGTGGGCCGCGCGCCCCGTGGCCGAGCGGGTGGAGTGCGCCCGCCGCTTCGGCGAGCTGCTGGCGGCGGAGACGGACCGCCTCGCCGCGACGCTGACCAGCGAGATGGGGAAGCCGATCCGCCAGTCGCGCAACGAGCTGGCGGCCATGGCCGCGCGCATCGGTTTCTTCGTCGACCATACCGAGCGCGCCATCGCCGACGAGGTGGTGCAGACGGACGGCACCGAGGAGCGCATCCGCTGGGAGCCGCTGGGCATCGTCGCCAACATCTCCGCGTGGAACTACCCGTACTTCGTCGGCTCCAACGTCTTCATCCCTGCGCTGGCGACGGGGAACGCGGTGCTGTACAAGCCGTCGGAGCTCGCCACGCTCACGGGGCTGGCCATCGCCGACCTGCTGTACCGCGCCGGGGTGCCGCGCGAGCTGTTCGCGCCGATCGTGGGTGCGGGGCCGGTGGGCGCGGCGCTGCTGGAGCAGGACGTCGACGGCGTGTTCTTCACCGGCTCGTACGGCACGGGGCGACGCATCGCCGAGACGGTGGCGGGGCGGCTGGTGCGGGTGCAGCTGGAGCTCGGCGGCAAGGACCCGGCGTACGTGTGCGACGACGTCGACGTCTCCGCCGCGGCGGCCGCGGTCGCGGAGGGCGCGTTCTACAACGCCGGGCAGAGCTGCTGCGCCGTCGAGCGCGTGTACGTCCACCGCGCCGTCGCCCGCGAGTTCACCGACGCCTTCGTCGAGGCGGTGCGCGGCTACCGGGTCGGCGATCCGATGGACGAGGAGACGTACGTCGGCCCCCTCGCGCGGAAGCCGCAGCTGGACGTGCTGCAGGAGCAGGTGGACGAGGCCGTCCGCTGCGGCGCGAGGCTCCTGGCCGGCGGCGAGCGGCGTGCGGGGCGGGGATGGTTCTGGGAGCCGACGGTGCTGGCGGGGGTGACGCACGAGATGAAGGTGATGCGCGACGAGACCTTCGGCCCGGTGATCGGGATCATGGAGGTGGAGGGCGACGACGATGGGGTGCGGCGGATGAACGACACCGAGTACGGGCTGACGGCCGCCGTCTACACGCCCGACCGCGCGCGTGCCGAGCGCATCCTGCGGCAGGTGGACGCGGGCACCGTCTACTGGAACTGCTGCGACCGCGTGAGCCCGCGCCTCCCGTGGACCGGCCGCCGCCACTCGGGGATCGGCTCCACGCTGGGCATCGTCGGCATCCGCGCGTTCGTGCAGCCCAAGGCGTATCACCTGAATCCGACGTGCGGGGCCTGA
- a CDS encoding zf-HC2 domain-containing protein, whose amino-acid sequence MSALPNCREVLDFLDDYYAGELDPMRTGAFERHLALCPSCRGYLDSYRRTIEMEREAFAEPELQDPPEELVDAILAIRRPA is encoded by the coding sequence ATGAGCGCGCTTCCCAACTGCCGCGAGGTGCTTGACTTCCTCGACGACTACTACGCCGGCGAGCTCGACCCCATGCGCACCGGGGCCTTCGAGCGGCACCTGGCGCTCTGCCCCTCGTGCCGCGGCTACCTCGACAGCTACCGCCGCACGATCGAGATGGAGCGCGAGGCGTTCGCCGAGCCCGAGCTCCAGGACCCGCCCGAGGAGCTGGTCGACGCGATCCTGGCGATCCGGCGGCCAGCGTGA
- a CDS encoding sigma-70 family RNA polymerase sigma factor → MPRALPYLFPSPSSVRPPARRRPPAQRFRRTHLPPVQPAPPAEPAATGPDAALLARLRAGDDDAFRELVREQMPILLRVTRRLLRSEDEARDAVQDAFVAAFRGLPSFRGDSRLGTWLYRIAVNAALAKLRARAGADEVSLDEWLPRFAEDGHQVEPSAPWPTDAGAEQAEVRAHVRRAIDRLPDTYRTVILLRDIEELSTDEAAEVLGISPGAVKVRLHRARQALRTLLDPWMRGERE, encoded by the coding sequence GTGCCGCGTGCGCTGCCGTATCTGTTCCCCTCGCCATCGTCCGTGCGCCCACCCGCGCGGCGCCGTCCGCCCGCGCAGCGATTCCGCCGCACGCACCTGCCGCCCGTGCAACCCGCGCCGCCCGCCGAGCCCGCCGCCACCGGCCCGGACGCCGCCCTCCTCGCCCGCCTCCGCGCGGGCGACGACGACGCGTTCCGCGAGCTGGTGCGCGAGCAGATGCCCATCCTCCTGCGCGTGACCCGGCGGCTGCTGCGCTCCGAGGACGAGGCGCGCGACGCGGTGCAGGACGCGTTCGTGGCCGCCTTCCGGGGGCTCCCCTCCTTCCGCGGCGACTCGCGGCTGGGCACCTGGCTCTACCGCATCGCCGTGAACGCGGCGCTGGCCAAGCTACGGGCGCGCGCGGGCGCCGACGAGGTGAGCCTGGACGAGTGGCTCCCGCGCTTCGCGGAAGACGGGCACCAGGTGGAGCCGAGCGCGCCGTGGCCGACCGACGCCGGCGCCGAGCAGGCCGAGGTGCGCGCCCACGTGCGCCGCGCGATCGACCGCCTCCCCGACACCTACCGCACCGTCATCCTCCTGCGCGACATCGAGGAGCTCAGCACCGACGAGGCGGCCGAGGTGCTCGGTATCTCACCCGGCGCGGTGAAGGTGCGGCTGCACCGCGCGCGGCAGGCGCTACGCACGCTGCTCGACCCGTGGATGCGGGGGGAGCGGGAATGA
- a CDS encoding gamma-glutamyl-gamma-aminobutyrate hydrolase family protein: MTRPRIGVAPCFLHADPQRPIFKGKTLLYAEESLTHWLQRGGALPLVLPTPAGDVTIGDLLGEVDGLVLQGGSDLCPGSYGEEPLKPEWAGDEVRDRYEIALVRACLERDIPVLGVCRGMQVMNVALGGSLWQDIATQNPQCRTHRDWNVYDQLFHEVRFEPDSWIARLYGDREGGRVNTVHHQGVRRLGDGLRVEAVSPDDGIVEALRYDPRGDGEPESASPFAYGVQWHPEFQDPGDASLLHGTPILAAFLRAVESRRGTRVSAK, from the coding sequence ATGACCCGCCCGCGCATCGGCGTGGCGCCGTGCTTTCTTCACGCGGACCCGCAGCGTCCGATCTTCAAGGGGAAGACGCTGCTGTACGCGGAGGAGTCGCTCACGCACTGGCTGCAGCGCGGCGGCGCGCTTCCGCTCGTGCTCCCCACGCCCGCGGGCGACGTCACGATCGGCGACCTGCTCGGCGAGGTGGACGGGCTGGTGCTGCAGGGCGGCTCGGACCTCTGCCCCGGCAGCTACGGCGAGGAGCCGCTCAAGCCCGAGTGGGCGGGAGACGAGGTGCGCGACCGCTACGAGATCGCGCTGGTGCGCGCGTGCCTGGAGCGCGACATCCCCGTGCTGGGCGTGTGCCGCGGGATGCAGGTGATGAACGTGGCGCTGGGCGGCTCGCTCTGGCAGGACATCGCCACGCAGAACCCGCAGTGCCGCACGCACCGCGACTGGAACGTCTACGACCAGCTCTTCCACGAGGTGCGCTTCGAGCCGGATTCGTGGATCGCGCGGCTGTACGGCGATCGCGAGGGCGGCCGCGTGAACACCGTGCACCACCAGGGCGTCCGCCGCCTGGGAGACGGCCTGCGCGTCGAGGCCGTCTCCCCCGACGACGGCATCGTCGAGGCGCTGCGCTACGACCCGCGCGGCGACGGAGAGCCGGAGTCGGCGTCGCCCTTCGCCTACGGCGTGCAGTGGCATCCGGAGTTCCAGGACCCCGGCGACGCGTCGCTCCTGCACGGCACCCCGATCCTCGCCGCCTTCCTCCGCGCCGTGGAGTCGCGGAGAGGTACGAGGGTGAGCGCGAAGTAG
- a CDS encoding glutamine synthetase family protein has protein sequence MSETGTGVGPGRITPDEMERAIRSGAIDTVIVAITDMQGRLMGKRVTGGFFLEHARHGTHFCTYLLGTDMEMTTPAGYRLTNWETGYGDWLAEPDWGTLRVIPWLEKTALVLADAKDEATGDDIPIAPRGILKRQIERARGMGLAPKMASELEFYVLKETYEQAAEKGFSNLTPFGWYNEDYHLLQATKAEPLYRRFRNEMTAAGVPIEFSKGEAAPGQHEVNIHYADALEAADRHALFKHGVKEMAWQGGHAVTFMAKPDHRWTGNSAHVHVSVWDAGEGGRNRFFAEGAEPFGMSDTMRHFLGGMMYVARDLAFFIAPFVNSYKRYAVASWAPVNVVWGRDNRTCGFRVVGNGASLRIENRLPGGDANPYLTYAAILGAGLHGIEHGIEPPEQFLGNGYAATGVPRIPRALWEAARLLEESTLAREIFGDEVVEHYANAARVEQETYDAVVTTWERERYLERG, from the coding sequence ATGAGCGAGACGGGCACAGGCGTGGGTCCGGGCCGCATCACCCCCGACGAGATGGAGCGCGCCATCCGCTCCGGCGCCATCGACACCGTGATCGTGGCCATCACCGACATGCAGGGGCGGCTGATGGGCAAGCGCGTGACCGGCGGCTTCTTCCTGGAGCACGCGCGGCACGGCACGCACTTCTGCACGTACCTGCTGGGCACCGACATGGAGATGACCACGCCCGCCGGGTACCGCCTCACGAATTGGGAGACCGGCTACGGCGACTGGCTGGCCGAGCCCGACTGGGGCACGCTGCGCGTCATCCCCTGGCTGGAGAAGACCGCGCTGGTTCTCGCGGACGCGAAGGACGAGGCGACGGGCGACGACATCCCCATCGCGCCGCGCGGGATCCTGAAGCGGCAGATCGAGCGCGCGCGCGGGATGGGGCTGGCGCCGAAGATGGCCAGCGAGCTGGAGTTCTACGTCCTCAAGGAGACCTACGAGCAGGCGGCGGAGAAGGGCTTCTCCAATCTCACCCCCTTCGGCTGGTACAACGAGGACTACCACCTGCTGCAGGCCACCAAGGCCGAGCCGCTCTACCGCCGCTTCCGCAACGAGATGACGGCGGCGGGAGTGCCGATCGAGTTCAGCAAGGGCGAGGCGGCGCCGGGGCAGCACGAGGTCAACATCCACTACGCCGACGCGCTGGAGGCGGCCGACCGGCACGCGCTGTTCAAGCACGGGGTGAAGGAGATGGCGTGGCAGGGCGGCCATGCGGTGACCTTCATGGCCAAGCCGGACCACCGCTGGACGGGGAACAGCGCGCACGTGCACGTGAGCGTGTGGGACGCGGGGGAGGGCGGCCGCAACCGGTTCTTCGCCGAGGGCGCCGAGCCGTTCGGGATGAGCGACACGATGCGCCACTTCCTGGGCGGGATGATGTACGTCGCGCGCGACCTGGCGTTCTTCATCGCCCCGTTCGTGAACAGCTACAAGCGCTACGCGGTGGCCAGCTGGGCACCGGTGAACGTGGTGTGGGGCCGCGACAACCGCACCTGCGGCTTCCGCGTGGTGGGCAACGGTGCGTCGCTGCGCATCGAGAACCGCCTCCCCGGCGGCGACGCGAACCCGTACCTGACGTACGCGGCGATCCTGGGCGCGGGGCTGCACGGGATCGAGCACGGGATCGAGCCGCCGGAGCAGTTCCTGGGGAACGGCTACGCGGCCACAGGCGTGCCGCGCATCCCCCGCGCGCTGTGGGAGGCAGCGCGGCTGCTGGAGGAGAGCACCCTCGCCCGCGAGATTTTCGGCGACGAGGTGGTGGAGCACTACGCCAACGCCGCCCGCGTCGAGCAGGAGACGTACGACGCGGTGGTGACGACGTGGGAGCGGGAGCGGTACCTCGAGCGGGGGTGA